One Coccinella septempunctata chromosome 1, icCocSept1.1, whole genome shotgun sequence DNA window includes the following coding sequences:
- the LOC123312237 gene encoding dual oxidase maturation factor 1-like, giving the protein MWFSLGRSEGFPTQYPPNASAVHFDTIELGIIIVFLMLMFCFAISLPSTDKKANIFAYSRIFIQLLIGLLILLGNFGQNWEKAVVNAKTPYKAGNAAEINATIGVHIGLRSVNITLRSTSNHSSELKGEIIDYNERFTWTWDQGNLGFGPFAGRLQQEFRAAQLRGVPTPILWIVDYFVIDGEGFRYGRFYRTSGWYCHILMWSAFATWILALILFRSVIVYGGYCLGMTGILQLAANFIWVVVKNPSPLFIPFDGADLRTSFGSSFWITFFNGILCVICAVIIIVMDQRYDHYLYTYFDVDPLTSFDEISYLTPEEESVLRHKEVKNDIPLIPMAQQEEEEEDKVEYIPVYKKRGTVRYRQNAPLPPPVPREKKPKHLMNQVV; this is encoded by the exons ATGTGGTTCAGTTTGGGAAGATCTGAGGGTTTCCCCACTCAATACCCTCCAAATGCTAGTGCAGTGCACTTCGATACCATAGAATTGGGTATAATAATAGTGTTTTTGATGCTGATGTTCTGTTTTGCGATTTCTTTACCGTCTACAGATAAAAAAGCG aacatttttgcatattcgaGAATTTTTATACAGCTGCTCATTGGATTACTCATCTTAT TAGGAAACTTCGGGCAAAATTGGGAAAAAGCCGTGGTGAATGCTAAGACGCCTTACAAAGCAGGAAATGCAGCAGAAATCAATGCCACAATAGGTGTCCATATCGGACTCAGAAGTGTGAATATAACTTTGAGGAGCACTTCGAATCATAGTTCAGAATTGAAGGGTGAAATAATTGATTACAATGAAAGATTCACATGGACATGGGACCAGGGAAATTTGGGCTTTGGACCATTTG ctGGCCGATTACAGCAAGAGTTCAGAGCTGCTCAGTTGCGTGGAGTTCCAACGCCAATTTTATGGATAGTGGATTATTTCGTTATAGATGGTGAGGGATTTCGTTATGGAAGATTTTATAGAACTTCAGGGTGGTACTGCCATATTTTGATGTGGAGTGCATTTGCTACTTGGATACTGGCACTAATACTGTTCAGATCTGTCATCGTTTATGGCGGATACTGCTTGGGAATGACTGGGATTCTGCAGTTGGCTGCGAATTTCATCTGGGTTGTTGTTAAAAACCCAAGCCCTCTGTTCATCCCTTTCGATGGCGCAGATTTGAGAACTAGCTTCGGAAGTTCTTTCTGGATAACATTTTTCAATG gtaTTTTATGCGTTATTTGTGCAGTTATAATAATCGTAATGGATCAAAGATACGACCACTACCTATATACATATTTCGACGTTGATCCATTGACGAGTTTCGATGAGATATCATACTTGA CCCCAGAAGAAGAATCGGTTCTGAGGCATAAAGAAGTTAAGAATGATATACCTTTAATACCTATGGCTCAACAAGAAGAAGAGGAAGAGGATAAAGTTGAATATATTCCAGTTTACAAAAAACGAGGCACCGTACGTTATAGACAGAATGCTCCTTTACCACCTCCTGTACCCAGGGAGAAGAAACCTAAGCACTTGATGAATCAAGTAGTCTGA
- the LOC123314917 gene encoding cyclin-dependent kinase 7, with product MYNRRKKYDKIKFLGEGQFATVFKAKNLQTGSIVAVKKIKIGSKQEVQDGVNRTALREIKLLQELDHPNLMCLLDVFGHLSNISLVFDFMDTDLEVIIKDTTLILTTANIKSYIIQTLQGLEYLHMNWMLHRDLKPNNLLVNAEGVLKIGDFGLAKLFGSPSRLLTHQVVTRWYRAPELLFGAKQYGTGVDMWAVGCILGELLLRVPLFPGESDLDQLTKIFTVFGNPTEENWPGMKSLIDYIEFKPFTPIPMKNIFTAAGDDLLDVLENILVLNPLKRKNCTQCLQMPFFSNKPAPTPGLKLPLPQKIKNTVETENNQNVLKRKLAYDGSVGPTLAKRLFF from the coding sequence ATGTACAAccgaagaaaaaaatatgataaaataaaatttttggggGAAGGCCAATTTGCCACAGTGTTCAAAGCCAAAAATTTACAAACAGGAAGTATAGTTGCTGTgaagaaaatcaaaattggaAGTAAACAAGAAGTACAGGATGGAGTTAATCGAACAGCACTTCGGGAAATAAAATTGCTGCAGGAGTTGGATCATCCAAATTTGATGTGTCTACTAGATGTATTCGGTCATTTATCAAATATATCGTTAGTATTCGATTTCATGGATACCGATTTGGAGGTAATTATAAAGGACACAACATTGATTCTCACCACAGCTAATATCAAATCTTACATCATACAAACACTTCAAGGATTAGAGTATTTACACATGAATTGGATGCTACATAGAGATCTCAAACCAAACAACTTGCTTGTAAATGCTGAAGGAGTTCTGAAAATTGGTGATTTTGGTTTAGCGAAATTATTTGGTTCCCCATCTCGACTTCTCACACATCAAGTTGTCACTCGATGGTATAGGGCCCCAGAGCTCCTATTTGGCGCTAAACAATATGGGACAGGAGTCGATATGTGGGCAGTAGGCTGTATATTAGGGGAGCTATTATTGAGGGTGCCTTTGTTTCCTGGTGAATCAGATTTGGACCAATTGACGAAGATATTTACAGTGTTCGGAAATCCGACAGAAGAAAATTGGCCTGGAATGAAGTCTTTGATAGATTATATTGAATTTAAACCTTTCACACCTATCcctatgaaaaatatttttactgCAGCTGGAGATGATCTATTGGAcgttcttgaaaatattttagtgtTAAATCCACTGAAAAGAAAAAACTGTACCCAATGTTTGCAAATGCCCTTCTTTTCAAACAAACCTGCACCAACGCCAGGATTAAAGTTACCCTTACCacaaaaaataaagaatactgtagaaacagaaaataatcaaaatgtGCTGAAACGAAAATTAGCTTATGATGGTTCTGTAGGTCCAACACTAGCAAAAAGGTTATTTTTTTAA
- the LOC123314902 gene encoding uncharacterized protein LOC123314902 isoform X1, giving the protein MGAWLCRKWVLCEVETHSNGENLIHSNEFANEEASNCSNRQDLNSDNVIPQNEKVTQSTYARSKFQDREDSNREHVNNTKSKNTSQSTDQYQGTTTSIFFVEEYQNETKKDNHKTIKVPPCITIPAGYFDSNRKNVATRLDTSKLTKPKLHRKHNYVNSNIEGPLKMLYNCPGNFTNNQKGTLSNYGDESCDSKKGVVQSHSTSVNSITPINVQKNSFDPHYYPAYSQISISPSDVYRILPVSPKECRIIKRKITNKHIIIDNIEKIDNEYLESRYHIKKMQKLKYFSHIDELELFHVTKLENADSICRNNFNWRFADTKTWHKFGKGVYFSCNAMYAANYSGSGNEKVMFIAKVLVGKKCLGAQRMKIPEEGYDTCGKNQSDILVVKYEDNEFYPAYKIKFHISPDYVSRNRSE; this is encoded by the coding sequence ATGGGGGCATGGTTATGTCGAAAATGGGTACTTTGCGAAGTGGAAACACACTCAAATGGCGAAAATTTGATCCACAGCAATGAATTTGCAAACGAAGAAGCTTCGAATTGTTCAAATAGGCAAGATTTGAATAGCGACAATGTTATCCCCCAAAATGAAAAGGTTACTCAGAGCACTTATGCAAGGTCAAAATTTCAAGATCGTGAAGATTCAAATAGAGAACATGTTAATAACACAAAATCAAAAAATACTAGTCAATCAACTGATCAATATCAAGGCACCACAACCTCAATATTTTTCGTAGAGGAATatcaaaatgaaacaaaaaaagataATCATAAAACTATCAAAGTCCCGCCTTGTATAACGATTCCAGCTGGATATTTCGATTCAAATAGGAAAAATGTAGCCACCCGACTAGATACTTCTAAGTTAACTAAGCCCAAATTACATCGAAAACATAATTACGTGAATAGTAACATTGAAGGCCCACTTAAGATGCTCTACAACTGTCCGGGAAATTTCACGAATAATCAAAAAGGTACATTGTCGAATTATGGTGATGAAAGTTGCGATTCCAAGAAAGGAGTGGTTCAGTCGCATTCAACTTCGGTCAATAGCATTACACCCATTaatgttcaaaaaaattcttttgatCCCCACTATTACCCAGCATACTCACAAATTTCTATCTCACCTTCCGATGTTTATCGAATTCTGCCTGTTTCACCCAAAGAATGTCGGATTATCAAAAGAAAGATTACCAACAAACATATCATAATAGACAATATTGAGAAAATTGATAACGAATATCTGGAATCGCGTTATCATATCAAGAAGATGCAAAAACTGAAGTATTTCAGTCATATTGATGAACTTGAGCTGTTTCATGTCACCAAATTGGAAAATGCAGACAGCATTTGTAGAAATAATTTCAACTGGAGATTTGCTGACACAAAGACTTGGCACAAATTCGGCAAAGGGGTTTATTTTTCTTGTAATGCAATGTATGCCGCAAATTATTCTGGAAGTGGCAATGAAAAAGTAATGTTTATCGCCAAAGTGTTagtaggaaaaaaatgtttgggCGCACAACGCATGAAGATACCAGAGGAAGGTTATGATACATGCGGAAAAAATCAGAGTGATATTCTCGTAGTGAAATATGAAGATAATGAATTTTATCCTGCctataaaataaaattccatATTTCACCTGATTACGTTTCGAGAAACAGAAGCGAATAG
- the LOC123314902 gene encoding protein mono-ADP-ribosyltransferase TIPARP-like isoform X2 → MGGCLCRPCIDLLSKKPEENNGENAIPQYGTANRLPSNDPHGQDLNSDSVVQQLLTSRYNDQGTSRSNFQAYKSFSTTANAVSNIQTVNQGIVTSTLASNRKATRIEGTTTAKLGPQRAIGKSSRFLGESCEPKKREIQSNNRSNNKPHPSSLCNHTIVPKNVQRRKYDPNYYPAASEISVSTSAVYRILRVSPLESRIIRRSITNKHIIIHSIEKIENKFLESSYQMKKRQKLKYFEHIDELDLFHGTKSDNVDSICKNNFNWRFCGTNTGHQFGSGVYFSCNAMYAAYYSSDDDEKVMFIAKVLVGNKCLGTQNMKLPEVGCDTSGKYHDNSVLAKYEDNEYYPAYIIRFHISPDYIPKNRRKRVDNCSHE, encoded by the coding sequence ATGGGAGGATGCCTATGTAGACCGTGTATAGACCTATTGTCAAAAAAACCTGAAGAAAACAATGGAGAAAATGCAATCCCACAATATGGAACTGCGAACCGACTTCCTTCAAATGATCCACATGGGCAAGATTTAAATAGTGACAGTGTAGTTCAACAACTTTTAACAAGTCGGTATAATGATCAAGGCACCTCGAGATCAAATTTTCAAGCGTACAAATCTTTTTCAACTACTGCAAATGCAGTATCAAATATTCAGACTGTCAACCAAGGCATTGTAACTTCAACACTTGCTTCAAATAGGAAAGCGACACGAATAGAAGGTACTACTACAGCCAAATTAGGTCCTCAAAGAGCCATAGGTAAATCGTCGAGATTTCTAGGTGAAAGCTGTGAACCAAAGAAAAGAGAGATTCAGTCGAACAATAGAAGCAATAATAAACCTCATCCTTCATCTTTATGCAATCATACTATTGTACCGAAAAATGTTCAAAGAAGGAAATATGATCCTAACTACTATCCAGCAGCCTCAGAAATTTCAGTTTCAACTTCTGCCGTTTATCGGATTTTGCGTGTTTCACCTCTCGAATCCCGTATTATCAGGAGGAGTATTACCAACAAACATATTATAATACATAGTATtgagaaaattgagaacaaATTCCTTGAATCGAGTTACCAAATGAAGAAACGTCAAAAACTGAAGTACTTTGAGCATATTGATGAACTTGACTTGTTTCACGGTACAAAATCGGATAATGTAGACAGtatttgtaaaaataatttcaattggaGATTTTGTGGAACTAATACAGGGCATCAATTCGGTAGTGGGGTTTATTTTTCTTGTAATGCCATGTATGCTGCGTACTATTCTTCAGATGACGATGAAAAAGTGATGTTCATCGCCAAAGTTCTAGTAGGAAATAAATGTTTGGGTACACAAAACATGAAGTTACCTGAGGTGGGTTGTGATACATCCGGAAAATATCATGATAATAGTGTGCTCGCGAAATACGAAGATAATGAATATTATCCTGCCTATATAATAAGATTCCATATATCGCCTGATTATATACCTAAGAATAGAAGAAAGAGAGTAGACAACTGTTcacatgaatag
- the LOC123312211 gene encoding protein crooked neck codes for MENKPQKMPKVAKVKNKAPAEIQITAEQLLREAKERDLEILPPPPKQKISDPNELADYQLRKRKQFEDNIRKNKTVIPNWLKYAQWEESQKEIQRARSIYERALDVDYRNITIWLKYAEMEMRNRQVNHARNLWDRAVTILPRVNQLWYKYTYMEEMLDNVPGARAVFERWMEWQPDEQAWQTYINFELRYKEIDRARHIYERFVITHPEVKHWVKYARFEENHGFINSSRKIFERAVEFYGDDYMDEKLFMAFAKFEENQKEHERARVIYKYALDRIPKENTKELYKAYIIHEKKYGDRSGIEDVIVSKRKFQYEKEIEQNPTNYDAWFDYIKIIESEGDIELIRETYEKAIANVPPSKEKQYWRRYIYLWIKYAIFEELKCGDCERTRQVYKVCLDIIPHKIFTFAKIWLMFAKFEVRQKNLTACRKILGMSIGMCPKDKLFRGYIDLEIQLREFDRCRTLYQKFLEFGPENCITWIKFAELETLLGDIDRARAIYELGIQQPRLDMPELLWKSYIDFEISQEETDKARILYEKLLERASHVKVWLSFAKFELNNQTEDDMNITLAREVFNRGNETLKHCDNKESRVILLENWKEFEDAHGNDDTREKIKAKLPKRIKKRRKVIDEDGTEQGWEEVFDYIFPEDESNRPNLKLLAAAKNWKKKIEEINDAKEGRD; via the exons ATGGAGAATAAACCTCAAAAGATGCCAAAAGTAGCTAAG gTTAAAAACAAAGCTCCTGCAGAAATTCAAATTACTGCTGAACAGCTACTTCGTGAAGCAAAAGAAAGGGATCTCGAAATATTGCCACCACCTCCTAAACAGAAAATTTCAGATCCTAATGAGCTTGCAGATTACCAGCTACGTAAAAGGAAGCAATTCGAagataatataagaaaaaataaaactGTCATTCCAAATTGGTTGAAATATGCCCAGTGGGAGGAATCACAAAAAGAAATTCAACGGGCAAGATCCATTTATGAACGAGCTTTagatgtggattatcgaaacaTAACAATATGGCTCAAATACGCAGAAATGGAAATGAGGAATCGGCAAGTAAATCACGCAAGGAATTTGTGGGATCGGGCGGTGACCATATTACCTAGAGTCAATCAACTTTGGTATAAATATACTTATATGGAAGAAATGTTAGACAATGTCCCTGGTGCTCGTGCAGTATTTGAAAGATGGATGGAATGGCAGCCAGATGAGCAAGCATGGCAAACATATATAAATTTTGAACTGAGATACAAAGAAATTGATAGAGCACGGCATATTTATGAGAGATTTGTTATAACACATCCTGAAGTCAAACATTGGGTGAAATATGCAAGGTTCGAGGAGAATCATGGATTTATCAATTCATCCAGAAAGATCTTTGAAAGGGCTGTAGAATTTTATGGTGATGATTATATGGATGAAAAGTTATTTATGGCTTTTGCAAAGTTTGAGGAGAACCAAAAAGAACATGAAAGGGCCAGAGTTATTTATAAATACGCCTTAGATCGTATACCAAAAGAGAACACAAAAGAGCTTTATAAAGCATATAtcatacatgaaaaaaaatatggggaTCGGAGTGGTATAGAAGATGTGATAGTCTccaaaaggaagtttcaatatgaaaaagagATTGAGCAGAATCCAACTAATTATGATGCATGGTTTGATTacataaaaatcattgaaaGTGAGGGAGATATTGAGTTGATTCGGGAAACATACGAAAAAGCCATAGCAAATGTTCCTCCTTCAAAAGAGAAGCAATACTGGAGGCGTTACATATATCTTTGGATTAAATATGCTATCTTTGAAGAACTTAAATGTGGAGACTGTGAAAGAACAAGACAAGTTTATAAAGTCTGCTTGGATATAATCCCTCATAAAATTTTCACTTTTGCCAAAATATGGCTGATGTTTGCAAAATTTGAAGTCCGTCAAAAAAATTTAACTGCATGCAGGAAAATTTTAG GAATGTCGATAGGAATGTGTCCTAAAGATAAACTGTTTAGGGGCTACATCGATTTAGAAATTCAGTTGAGAGAATTTGACAGATGCCGTACATTGTATCAAAAGTTTCTAGAATTTGGTCCTGAGAATTGTATTACTTGGATTAAATTTGCTGAATTGGAAACTCTCCTAGGGGATATAGACAGAGCTAGAGCTATTTATGAACTAGGTATCCAGCAGCCACGGCTTGATATGCCTGAATTACTCTGGAAAAGTTATATAG attttgaaatttcacaagaGGAGACTGATAAGGCAAGGATTCTTTATGAAAAATTACTTGAAAGGGCATCTCATGTCAAAGTATGGCTATCCTTTGCTAAATTTGAACTTAACAATCAAACTGAAGATGACATGAATATAACCTTAGCCAGAGAAGTATTTAATAGAGGCAATGAAACATTGAAACATTGTGATAATAAGGAATCGAGAGTGATACTTCTGGAAAATTGGAAGGAATTTGAAGATGCCCATGGTAATGATGACACCAGAGAAAAAATCAAAGCTAAATTACCAAAAAGGATCAAAAAGAGGAGGAAGGTTATCGACGAAGATGGAACGGAACAAGGCTGGGAAGAGGTGTTTGATTATATCTTTCCTGAAGATGAAAGCAATAGGCCTAATTTGAAATTGCTGGCGGCCGCTAAAAActggaagaaaaaaattgaagaaattaatGATGCAAAAGAAGGTAGAGATTAA